In the genome of Vibrio sp. 16, one region contains:
- a CDS encoding helix-turn-helix domain-containing protein has translation MNRVAILAHSHVTLFEMSCAIELFALPRPEFDAWYQTDVINLEGTSINTTGGIALTAQHSEDLTRYDTLIIPGWPTWDFTIPTIIEQQVSLFAQQGKRILTLCSGAFLLAKLGLLDGKNATTHWMYEQKFRTQFPNVDYQPDVLYVFDGNLGCSAGSAAALDLGLAVIRHDFGYSVANQVAKRLVVSGHRSGGQAQFVETPLLEVPNQFSQTLDWAKSNLDKVIQIDTLASKANMSRRTFDRKFRSSFNMSPKEWLTQQRIERAKALLEQESTSVERLAILAGFDNATTMRHHFRRLVGVSPQQYRSQFNAG, from the coding sequence ATGAATCGTGTAGCCATACTTGCCCACTCGCATGTCACCTTATTTGAGATGTCCTGCGCCATTGAGTTATTTGCTTTGCCACGACCTGAGTTCGACGCTTGGTACCAGACTGATGTAATTAATCTCGAAGGGACAAGCATCAATACCACGGGCGGCATAGCCTTAACCGCTCAGCACTCAGAAGATTTAACCCGCTACGACACCCTGATTATTCCTGGTTGGCCGACTTGGGATTTCACCATTCCCACGATTATTGAGCAGCAAGTGAGCCTGTTTGCTCAGCAAGGGAAACGTATTTTAACCCTCTGCTCCGGCGCATTTTTATTGGCGAAACTTGGACTTCTTGACGGGAAAAACGCGACCACACATTGGATGTATGAGCAAAAGTTTCGCACTCAGTTTCCAAACGTCGACTATCAGCCAGACGTTTTGTATGTGTTTGACGGCAATCTCGGCTGCTCAGCAGGCAGTGCAGCTGCGTTAGATTTAGGGCTGGCAGTCATTCGCCACGACTTTGGCTACTCAGTCGCGAACCAAGTGGCAAAAAGGTTGGTGGTTTCGGGGCATCGCTCTGGCGGCCAAGCTCAGTTTGTCGAAACGCCTTTGCTTGAAGTTCCCAACCAGTTTTCCCAGACCTTAGATTGGGCGAAAAGTAACTTAGATAAAGTGATTCAAATCGACACCTTAGCCAGTAAAGCCAATATGTCGCGCAGAACCTTTGATCGCAAATTTCGCAGCAGCTTCAATATGTCGCCCAAGGAATGGTTAACCCAGCAGCGAATTGAAAGGGCAAAAGCATTATTGGAACAAGAATCGACCTCGGTGGAGCGATTGGCTATTCTGGCAGGCTTCGACAATGCCACAACCATGCGGCACCACTTTCGCCGTTTGGTCGGCGTTTCACCGCAGCAATATCGCTCACAATTCAATGCTGGCTAA
- a CDS encoding rhodanese-like domain-containing protein, with the protein MASAVSRVAAASSEEALAHFEALMKFETDCWDVHHALTNDLQDFVLVDVRGEALYEEGHIHGAINIPHPRLNEKRLADFPQETLFVVYCAGPHCNGTEKAAIRLAKLGRPVKKMIGGVTGWLDEGFELEKSLYAQNA; encoded by the coding sequence ATGGCAAGTGCAGTATCGCGCGTCGCAGCGGCAAGCAGTGAAGAGGCATTGGCACATTTTGAAGCACTAATGAAGTTTGAAACCGATTGTTGGGATGTGCACCACGCGCTAACCAATGATTTGCAAGACTTTGTACTGGTTGATGTACGAGGTGAAGCGCTGTATGAAGAGGGGCACATTCACGGCGCAATTAATATTCCTCATCCGCGGCTCAATGAAAAGCGATTAGCTGACTTCCCGCAGGAGACCTTGTTTGTCGTCTATTGCGCAGGCCCCCACTGTAACGGGACAGAGAAAGCAGCCATTCGCTTGGCCAAATTAGGTCGACCCGTAAAGAAAATGATTGGTGGCGTGACAGGTTGGCTCGATGAAGGATTTGAGCTGGAGAAGTCACTGTATGCACAAAATGCATAG
- a CDS encoding MFS transporter, with protein MSIFRFPIIVWLGIAILITCLGIRQSFGIFMMPISEHFQTGREFFSFAIALQNLLFGVFQPFVGMAADRFGAKRIIILGAIAYGLGLYLTSIAVEPSMLYLSLGVLVGLGLSATSYVIVLGAVAKVVPAEHAAKAFGLTTAAGSFGMFAMIPGAQTMLSEFGWQGALQGFAILCSTMIAFALFMRAPKPSDNAVAQAAEQQQTLNQALKEAFSHKGYWLIHAGFFVCGFHVMFIATHLPSYLADKNLSAQTAAMALAYVGIFNIFGSYFWGVMGDKYSKRHVMSALYLVRTAVIGAFVTLPVTEHTAAIFGGAIGFCWLGTVPLTSGLVRQIFGAKYLSTLYGLVFFTHQVGSFLGAWAGGRIYDYYGSYDPIWWSTVVLAFAAALIHLPINDRPVQRLATA; from the coding sequence ATGAGCATTTTTCGATTTCCAATCATTGTGTGGCTAGGGATCGCCATCTTAATTACCTGTCTGGGTATCAGACAATCTTTTGGCATTTTTATGATGCCAATATCTGAACACTTTCAAACCGGGCGCGAGTTTTTCAGCTTTGCGATTGCCCTGCAAAACCTGTTGTTCGGTGTGTTTCAGCCCTTTGTTGGTATGGCTGCAGACCGGTTTGGCGCGAAACGGATCATCATTTTGGGTGCTATCGCATATGGTTTAGGTTTGTACCTAACCTCTATTGCGGTAGAGCCAAGCATGCTTTACCTGTCACTGGGGGTATTAGTTGGTCTTGGTTTAAGTGCCACAAGTTATGTGATTGTGTTGGGTGCGGTGGCGAAAGTGGTTCCGGCAGAGCACGCTGCAAAAGCGTTCGGTTTGACGACTGCAGCTGGGTCATTTGGTATGTTCGCGATGATCCCAGGCGCGCAAACTATGTTATCTGAGTTTGGCTGGCAAGGCGCGTTGCAGGGCTTTGCGATTCTTTGTTCTACCATGATTGCCTTTGCGTTATTTATGCGTGCACCTAAGCCGTCAGATAATGCTGTAGCGCAAGCTGCGGAGCAACAACAAACACTTAATCAGGCATTAAAAGAGGCATTTAGCCATAAAGGATACTGGTTAATCCATGCGGGCTTCTTTGTTTGTGGCTTCCACGTTATGTTTATTGCCACCCATTTACCAAGCTACTTAGCGGATAAGAACTTGTCGGCGCAAACCGCGGCAATGGCACTCGCGTATGTCGGTATTTTCAACATCTTTGGCTCTTATTTTTGGGGCGTGATGGGTGATAAGTACAGTAAGCGCCACGTGATGTCAGCGTTGTATTTGGTGCGTACGGCTGTGATTGGTGCTTTTGTTACCTTACCTGTCACGGAGCACACGGCGGCGATTTTTGGCGGTGCGATTGGTTTCTGTTGGCTCGGCACGGTGCCATTAACATCAGGTTTAGTTCGTCAGATCTTCGGTGCCAAGTACCTGTCAACTCTGTATGGTTTGGTGTTTTTCACTCACCAAGTCGGCAGCTTTTTAGGCGCTTGGGCAGGCGGACGTATTTACGATTACTACGGCTCGTACGATCCAATCTGGTGGTCAACTGTGGTTCTGGCGTTTGCCGCAGCTCTAATCCACTTGCCAATTAACGATAGACCAGTACAGCGATTAGCAACCGCATAA
- a CDS encoding DASH family cryptochrome, whose protein sequence is MQRRGGIIVQTTVGLYWFINDLRRLNNSLLDRAINEVDELVAVYCLPHVTEYLAAFSGEHNLGTHRERFIHQSVEDLSESLAALGVELNIVEQGTTKAVAEIIEQRGVSHLYVSEVAGFDETVMINVIKQKFPTLEVIQSDNTTLFHSDQLPFPLDELPATFTQFRKQVEPIFELLYPSQDALYRLGEIATPTGVVGGERAAIQHVTWYFSQPFASSYKETRNHLEGESSSTHFSPWLALGCISPAQIVALLRQYEQRNGANQSTYWIIFELLWREYFYWYGRKHQQRVFYFSGLTSKQALKPFDDEAFQRWVKGETDFAIVNSCMNQLNETGFMSNRGRQLVASCLIHELGLDWRRGAAYFETQLIDYDVTSNWGNWQYLAGVGADPNPSRRFNLAKQAELYDPDSSFTRRWQNTAEKQ, encoded by the coding sequence GTGCAACGTAGAGGAGGCATTATTGTGCAAACAACGGTTGGCTTATACTGGTTTATCAACGATTTAAGACGCTTAAACAATTCATTACTCGACCGCGCAATAAACGAGGTTGACGAGTTAGTCGCCGTCTATTGCCTACCTCATGTGACAGAATATCTAGCGGCTTTCTCCGGCGAGCACAACCTCGGAACCCACAGAGAGCGGTTTATACACCAGTCCGTTGAGGACCTTTCAGAGAGCCTCGCGGCGTTGGGCGTCGAACTCAATATCGTTGAGCAAGGCACAACAAAAGCCGTGGCAGAGATAATCGAGCAACGAGGCGTTAGCCACCTTTACGTCAGCGAGGTTGCGGGATTTGATGAGACCGTCATGATCAATGTCATCAAGCAGAAATTTCCGACGCTAGAGGTGATTCAGTCTGACAACACCACGCTTTTTCACTCAGATCAGTTGCCGTTTCCACTTGATGAGCTTCCGGCAACCTTTACTCAGTTTCGCAAACAAGTAGAGCCCATTTTTGAGCTTCTTTATCCTTCTCAAGACGCTTTGTATCGTCTCGGTGAGATTGCTACTCCCACGGGGGTTGTTGGCGGCGAGCGTGCTGCGATCCAACACGTGACTTGGTACTTTTCCCAACCTTTTGCCAGTAGCTACAAAGAGACTCGCAACCATTTAGAGGGAGAATCGAGCTCGACGCACTTTTCTCCTTGGCTCGCTCTCGGGTGCATCTCTCCTGCGCAAATTGTCGCTTTGTTACGCCAATATGAGCAACGCAATGGCGCCAATCAGTCGACCTACTGGATTATATTTGAGCTGTTATGGCGCGAGTACTTCTATTGGTACGGGCGCAAGCATCAGCAAAGGGTGTTCTATTTTTCTGGACTGACATCGAAACAAGCACTTAAGCCTTTTGATGATGAAGCGTTTCAACGCTGGGTTAAGGGTGAGACAGATTTTGCTATCGTCAATTCTTGCATGAATCAGCTCAACGAGACAGGTTTTATGTCTAACCGTGGGCGTCAATTGGTGGCGAGTTGTTTGATTCATGAGTTAGGTTTGGATTGGCGACGTGGAGCGGCTTATTTTGAAACTCAACTCATTGACTATGATGTGACGTCAAACTGGGGAAATTGGCAGTATCTAGCGGGTGTTGGCGCTGATCCCAATCCTTCAAGGCGATTTAATTTGGCCAAGCAAGCTGAGCTTTATGACCCCGATTCATCGTTTACTCGCCGATGGCAAAACACAGCGGAAAAACAGTGA